One genomic region from Nocardia vinacea encodes:
- a CDS encoding DUF3068 domain-containing protein → MALSAGTRRTVACLLVGLGALLIVAAVMIPTYTVSKLAKTPLDLEITTIATNQPGEDSLVLDSKSLTAPEGAAKIDTNVPLISQRFLTVEEPSDATEMTVQAGQTLRRIDKQGDTGLLTATVDRVTIDRKTGDPVAKDPNGSIAVTVNKDMQSIADPVQHTGLQYRFPIDTEKKSYPYFDVNARKSYDAKFIEESEINDMKVYHFQMSVPVTNLWDVIQSPSNKLSLPASKWGLEGDDPVTMTRFYTDTRDLWVEPQTGTVIKGGEQIHLYYARSGDHPDVTALKSHLVFDENTVESQISVAKENIDKLSLYGRIMPIVLGVLGVIAVVGGVFLGIRGGAAPAGAGRRGPGRRGDDAPTEQIRIQKNL, encoded by the coding sequence ATGGCACTGAGTGCCGGAACCAGAAGGACGGTGGCCTGCCTGCTCGTGGGTCTGGGTGCGTTGCTGATCGTCGCAGCGGTGATGATCCCGACCTACACCGTCAGCAAACTGGCGAAAACTCCGCTCGACCTCGAGATCACCACCATCGCGACGAACCAGCCGGGCGAGGACAGCCTGGTCCTGGACTCCAAGTCGCTCACCGCACCGGAGGGCGCGGCCAAGATCGACACGAATGTGCCGCTGATCTCGCAGCGGTTCCTCACCGTCGAAGAGCCCTCCGACGCCACCGAGATGACCGTCCAGGCCGGTCAGACCCTGCGGCGCATCGATAAGCAGGGCGACACCGGTCTGCTCACCGCGACCGTCGACCGGGTCACCATCGACCGCAAGACCGGCGATCCGGTGGCCAAGGACCCCAACGGCTCCATCGCTGTCACGGTGAACAAGGACATGCAGAGCATCGCCGACCCGGTCCAGCACACCGGTCTGCAGTACCGCTTCCCGATCGACACCGAGAAGAAGAGCTACCCGTACTTCGATGTCAATGCGCGTAAGTCCTACGACGCCAAGTTCATCGAAGAGTCCGAGATCAACGACATGAAGGTCTACCACTTCCAGATGTCGGTCCCGGTGACCAACTTGTGGGACGTGATCCAGTCGCCGTCCAACAAGCTGAGCCTGCCCGCCTCGAAGTGGGGCCTCGAGGGCGACGACCCGGTCACCATGACCCGCTTCTACACCGACACCCGCGACCTGTGGGTCGAGCCGCAGACCGGCACGGTGATCAAGGGTGGCGAGCAGATCCACCTGTACTACGCGCGCAGCGGCGACCACCCGGACGTCACCGCGCTGAAGTCGCACCTCGTCTTCGACGAGAACACCGTCGAATCGCAGATCTCGGTGGCCAAGGAGAACATCGACAAGCTGTCGCTGTACGGCCGGATCATGCCGATCGTGCTCGGTGTGCTCGGTGTGATCGCCGTGGTCGGCGGTGTGTTCCTCGGAATCCGCGGCGGGGCCGCTCCGGCCGGTGCGGGTCGACGTGGGCCGGGTCGCCGTGGGGATGATGCTCCGACCGAGCAGATCAGGATCCAGAAGAATCTCTGA
- a CDS encoding VOC family protein has product MITAVHTLVYAEDPDAARAFFRDVLGWPNIDAHAGWLIFGTGPSELGVHPADGPPRHEISLMCDDIEQTMAELGGRGAEFVGEIAERGFGRCIDMKIPGAGVMLLYQPSHPVAYPLGPSAP; this is encoded by the coding sequence ATGATCACCGCCGTGCACACGCTTGTCTACGCGGAGGATCCGGACGCGGCCCGCGCCTTCTTCCGTGACGTTCTCGGCTGGCCGAATATCGACGCCCACGCCGGGTGGCTGATTTTCGGGACGGGGCCGAGTGAGCTCGGGGTGCATCCGGCGGATGGGCCGCCGCGTCACGAGATTTCGTTGATGTGTGATGACATCGAGCAGACGATGGCGGAATTGGGCGGGCGTGGGGCGGAATTCGTGGGTGAGATCGCCGAGCGGGGTTTCGGGCGCTGCATCGATATGAAGATTCCCGGCGCGGGAGTGATGCTGCTGTATCAGCCGTCGCATCCCGTTGCCTACCCGCTGGGTCCGTCCGCGCCCTGA